CGGTAACGGAGTCCCTGTCCGATCAGGACTCCGATATCCGTCACCATGCCAGACACATGGGTGGTGCGGATGATCAGCCCATAATAGCTGCTGGCCATGGCGTTCTGCAGACCGCAGGCCATGGCCGCCAGGGGGATGCCGATAGACAGCTGGGCCATGAGCAGAAAGGTGGCGGCGCCAATAATAGCCCCCTCTATCATCATGGTGATGCCGTAGCGTCGACCAGGGCGGACTTGCGTGGAGCCAATGATCAAACCGCTCAATACCGCGCCAGCCAGGAACCCGGCAAAGATGGAGAAGGCACCAACCAGATCGCCCCGGTTGGTGGTGGTGATATCGATGGCCAGGCGTGAGACGGCGCCGCTCATATGACTGACCGGCACATGATAGATCCCCAGCAGAACCACATTGACAAACCCGGCGACCGAAGCGAGCAACGCGCCGAAGACGAAGACCCAGGGACGCTCGCGATAGAGATTCTTTTTGGTCTGATCAAGCGAATAGGGCATGCAGCTGAGAACTCCGACAATCTTTCAAATCCACGCTCACGAAAAACCGATCCAGCCGGTCTTTCCCCGACGGCCCGCCTCTTCTATTTTTGGCAGCGGTCCTCGGCGCGACGCAGCGCCGCGCCAATCTCCTCCCGGCTCCCCGGTTCCGCCAGGGTTTTGCGAAAGTTGCGGTCGCGCAGGACAAAACCAAGGAGCGAGAGAAGATGCAGATGCGCGCGCAGGGTGGGGGCAATAAGCGTAAAGAGCACCTGAACCGGGATACCGTCGAGGGCGTAAAAATCTACCGGCTGCTCAAGAAAGCACAACGTCACCGTCGGTCGGGTGACATGCAGCAGCGACGGATTACGCGGATGCGGCAGGGCGATCCCTTCGCCAATGCCGGTGGAAGCCAGCTTTTCGCGGGCGATGAGCACCCGGCACAGGTAATCGCGATCGACCTCATCGGGCAGTCGCAGATGTTCCACCACATCGGCCAGCACCTCGTCCCGACTTTTCCCCTCCAGGCGGTAGAAGATTCCCCCGGCCTCGATGGCCTCGCTCAGGTGCGGCAGCGGCAGGGCATCGCCTTCCGGCTCGGCCAACAGTTCGGGCGAGATGCCCATGCGCCGCGACGTCGCCCATTCCAGCAACTCGGCCCGATTAAAGCGATAACTCTCATGGACCTTGTAGGCCGGCACAAGCTCCTGCTTGATCCAGCGATAGATGGTCTTTTCGGAGACCGACAGCAACTTGGCGGCGTCTTTAACAGAAACGTTCATTTTTATCACCTATGACATATGTCATTTCATTTGGACATCTTTGGACATTATTTTTCTCTCTGACCAAATTGTCAACAGCTTTATGGCCCCGAAAAGATATTTATAGGAAAATCTATAT
The sequence above is a segment of the Desulfuromonas sp. KJ2020 genome. Coding sequences within it:
- a CDS encoding YoaK family protein; translated protein: MPYSLDQTKKNLYRERPWVFVFGALLASVAGFVNVVLLGIYHVPVSHMSGAVSRLAIDITTTNRGDLVGAFSIFAGFLAGAVLSGLIIGSTQVRPGRRYGITMMIEGAIIGAATFLLMAQLSIGIPLAAMACGLQNAMASSYYGLIIRTTHVSGMVTDIGVLIGQGLRYRHIEWWKLFLLTTLLGGFFSGGLIGGLAYAWVGIPALLLAAAGCASAGLGYFLWRRRHLADFQFDRPDFSSPKEMV
- a CDS encoding PTS sugar transporter subunit IIA — protein: MNVSVKDAAKLLSVSEKTIYRWIKQELVPAYKVHESYRFNRAELLEWATSRRMGISPELLAEPEGDALPLPHLSEAIEAGGIFYRLEGKSRDEVLADVVEHLRLPDEVDRDYLCRVLIAREKLASTGIGEGIALPHPRNPSLLHVTRPTVTLCFLEQPVDFYALDGIPVQVLFTLIAPTLRAHLHLLSLLGFVLRDRNFRKTLAEPGSREEIGAALRRAEDRCQK